GTTTAGTTTAGATTTAAGTTAGAAGTGGTCTTGGGTTTAATATTACTTAATGACTTAACCACAATTTTAGGCAAAATATGTTATTTTTTCAAAAGCATGCTTAGGTTGAGGTTCGATCAATCCTCCTACCTCGAGGACCAAAATTCAGAGCTAAACCATCTCAGCAAGCAACATCCTTTGTATGGGGGTGTCATTTCGTGTAATATATATTCATGGTTTTAAAATACATATAGCAAAATATTCGAAGACCTTCGCTCAACGTCGGTCTACTCGCAGTTTGCTCACACGCAACATTAGCTTAGATAGACCCTGGATCTAACTTTTCGTACGTGTCTTCATTCTTTGCTACGTGCTAAGTTTTACAGGACTTAAATTTCTAGTTGAGCCTTTTGTGGTTTTTACTCGAGTAGGAGAGTTTATTATGGTAGATCAAGTATATCAGGACTGTATGATTTCGGTACACAGTAAAGAAACCTGGTCGATCTCATTAAGTTACAGAAGGTTGACTTTGTCGTCATAAAGTCCGAACAAGTTCAAAAGGCTAAAGTTATATTTTGTGTTTGGTACAATGGAAAAATAAACTATTTAGAGATCTTAAATCCGTTCATAATCAACATTCCTTAAGACCTATGGGAGAAAAAACTCCATATCCTTAAATACATAACTCTAGAGTATCGAAACCTCTTTATGATTATGACCTTCATTTGTTAGAAAGTCGGCACACTGATTTGCCTCCTCTAGATCTGTCTATCGTGGTGTTGTTAGCCTTGCATGATATTGTACGTGATAAGTTTAGCAATCAATTTATGAGGCACTCCTTCCtactgtataaagttatatagTACTACTATAGAGTACAAGTATTAATTAAGCAATGATAAAaggatatttattttttcaacatTATTTTCTAAGGCAATGTTCACTCCAAATGAATAGTGCTTAATTTGATCATTACATGAATTTATCACAAATACGTAGGCATCATCCTAAAACTTGGTGGAGAAATGAGCAATCTATTTTCTCTTTATGGTATGAGAACAAAATTATCACTTCCCTTCCAAATTGTCACCAAGACAAAGAGGACATTTAAAGAGCATAGATTCATTGATATCTTAGCTCCAAAGCCAAATGTTACCAAGAATCACCAAAATTGTCTTCAACTCATTGAGGACTTTATTCAAACAGATTGTAAACAAAATTATAAACACCCATTGGAAAAAAAACTATCTTTTTCTGAGCAAAATTATAGACACCCATTGAATAAAAAACTGTCTTTTTTGAATTCAAATGAAGATTCAATTTCATTGCTTTTTAGGTTTCATACAGAAGGATCTAAAATTGGGGTTAGTTTAGTATCAAATGCAATGAGTTTATGTGCATCAAGAAGAGATTTTAGTATAGGGATTCAAGTTCATTGCTTAGTGATTGTTAATGGGTTTTTATCCAATGTTTATGTTGGTAGTTCTTTGATAAGTTTTTATAGTAATTTTGGAGGAGTGGTGGATGCTTACCaagtgtttgatgaaatgcctgtGAGAAATGTTGTGTCTTGGAGTGCTATGTTAAACGCGTTTGCGCAAGAGAATGAGTTGGATATGTGTTTGAAACTGTATAAGGGTATGAAGGGATTGGGGTTGAAACCTAACGAATTCACGTTTTCGAGCTTGTTGAGCGCGTGTATGGGTAACGGGTGTTTTGGTCATGGTAGGAGTATTCATTGCCAAATAATTGTTACAGGTTTTGATTCGTATAGACACGTTGTGAATGCCGTTTTGTCGATGTATTGTAAATGTGGGGAAGTAAAGGATGCTCTTCGCGTTTTTGAAAATGCGAGGAGCAAGGATTTGGTGTTGTGGAACTCGATGATTTGCGGATATGCACAGCAAGGACATGCAATTCAAGCTATCGAACTTTTCGAGGAAATGAAGAAGCAAAAAGTGAGACCTGATTCGATCACCTTCCTTGGAGTGTTATCTTCTTGCCGCCATGCAGGTTTTGTTAAAGAAGGCATGTATTACTTTAATTCAATGGTTGATTATGGTGTGAAGCCAGAGCTAGATCATTATTCATGTATCGTGGATCTTCTTGGACGAGCACGGTTATTAGAAGAGGCTCGGGAGTTTATCGAGAAGATGCCAATTCAACCAAATGGTGTTATATGGGGTTCCTTCCTTATGTCGTGCAGGCTTCAGGGGAATTTTCGGTTGGGGATTGAGGCTGCGGAGAATAGGCTTGCACTGGAACCGGGTTCCATGTCTACTCACTTGCAGCTGGTAAATTTATACGCGGGGTTAGGATACTGGGATCAGGCAGCTAGAGTGCAGAAGTTGATGAAAGAGAAAGGAATTAAAAGGGATCCTGGTTATAGTTGGATCGAGATAAGTAATCAAGTTTTTTGGTTTACTGCTGAAGACTTATCGATGGGACGTAATAAATCAATTGCTAGTTTGGTGGATATTTTGGTGGATCACATGAGAAGCTTTGGTGTAGAAGAATTTGATTTCAGTGAATAGTAATGTAGAGTAGATGTGCAATTTTGCTTTGATATGAGCCAAGATTCTTCTTGACATATATCAGGGATAGCCATTTTGACTTTGGACAGCAGCACGAGTGCAAATAGATTGTTGAGAAAATGGACCTTGAGCTTAATTCTAACTCCAAAAGTTAGCTCATTAGGCGAAGATTGCGGAACAAGGTGACTGGCCCTGTGGGTATTCAAAGTTGAAGGAGTGTCTccgtgtgacctataggtcagGGTTTGAATCGTGAAAGCAGCCACTAATGGTTGCATTAGGGTAGGTTGTCTACTTCACACCCCTAGGGTGCAGCCCTTCCCCGGACCTTGCTAAcacgggatgctttgtgcaccagagtgtttttttttttttttttggtgcgcAAACAGAAATGCAAATCGGCGAGCACTATGTTGTGGGTTTGGCAAATCTGATTGGCGGGCAATGCACTTCTAGTGTTGTTTATCCTTGTAAGGGGATTGCTACAAATGGATGATAAGAATCCTGTTCAGCCAGCAGTGGCATTTAACATTTTTCTAATCTAGAAAGTTATCAAGTGAGTGTCTTTGCTGAGACTATTAGGGGATTTCTGAGTAATCTATAAGGATTTGGATCGCTGCTAGATAGCTTGGGCGTAAAACATGAAGCTTTAGCAATTGAACATTAGTCACCATACTAAGAGAAAAGAGTAACAATGGTCTTcatcaaaggaaaaaaaaagaaaagagtaaCAATGGTTCTAGTGAGATTAACCCAAAAAATTCAGTTCAGAATGAGCATTGTCCAATTGTGTGCTTCGCTTGTTCGTTAGAGCTTTAGTTTTTCTAGAATGTGCCACCGTCGTTCTATGAGTTGCGTCATTCATAGCCAGCAGGTGGTAAGAAATATGAAACTACTTTGgatgtgttataccccgtacatttatacgacgaattatccgcaagcaaatcgactcaagttaaaggcgaaattattttcggacatgaaataagagcttttaattttcaactttgattatcacaaaaattgcttataaattttatttagcataaaaatattaatattggagattaggaattaataaattgtgattagattattaagtagggattagggattaattaatctaattatcAAAAAGTGGGTCCCACAACACGTGGCGAGATTTGGTTGGActtgaataaagatggacacatgtcataaaaaaaaattgacacatgtccactttgcAAAGATGATATATATGAGTAAagtggatgactaagtcatcacttACACAACAATTAATCTTGCAAATTAGATTTTAGAGAGAAGgctctcaagcctagagagagagaagTTCGGGCACTGTTCACGACGCCGGAACTGTTCACGTCGGCGACTGTTCACGGCGGAACTGTTCACGGCGCACTGTTCacgcgccactgttcacggccaagaggagaaaaatccaaccccatttctagccttcccaaaaataattccttggtgttaacccactatttggaggtccctaagtagcgtggaagcattattggagcgatcaaaccatccatttttgtaaatcgcaaaccctaactttcttgtggagtagagaacaaaggtaagaatttctattgttttatgggttataaatgttttatgcatattttggtatgttaatatggatgaaattggtgaaatattgtatgttggaagtgggttgtgtgcttggggagctagccgtgtaaatgggtgtgtgattgggttaatgaataaaatttttgtagcatgtttgattgttgtagagtggagaagagaataaaaatcatcaatatacgtatatgtgtgtagtgtggccgtgtatagccccaatgtttggcaaaggatgaatcaatatcgcttagtgttttagttgtcgtcgttatgaattctagtttggaaatgagagtttaatgtcccaaattgatatggtgaatgttgcggactgatttggagaattttgtgaaattaatgcaatctttatatttatgagaattatatcgttatagtgtggattgttgatacaaatcatgacttaaaaatgaggaatgtggtaaaggggctgctctcggtttttggggctgttttcggcccaatttggagaaattgttggatcgttggaaatattatgtgaattacttagaatgttcttgaatgttgttagtatgggtttgggttagtagttgaatgtataggcgttgatgttggcttgaaggtaagccgttgaattgaatatttgaaaagttgtcgaatgatgaaaaagagagtattaatgtaatattgtctttcggattggttattggagttgctaggttggttattgtggttgttgttgttgattttgagcgagttaaattctcgggttggcatatttataggggaaatgctgccgaattttctgtagaatttaatgttagtttggaatgaatggctgcctatgtttaatattggatattcgttggcatatttgtagaccttggggagcccgaggcgtagattgggatttactttagattggttatcttggagtgcgtacgaggtatgtaaagctccaaccttccttcttttggcatgccttagttttggaTAGGCTAGATTACGAGCCTTTAGGGAAATCCTATGATTctaaatccgagcatgttatgatccgtatatgttccttggcactcttatgtataatttgatgaaatatgaacctttatgtatttgaaataatcgctttccgaactttgcacaAAAAggttttcactttaaagaatttcgtaatttttgaatgccatatatttcacataaaggctcggattgttttGATATTTTCGTATGAGTTTGCATGGcctataatgagtatgttttccataagtgGGCCCGACTCGGgaaaatacccgtccgtgggtcccgcgactttcctttatgtaattcggacgacttttgaaagaatttggtatgattatcatttcaaatttcaagtatggtcatttacttatatttgagtctatgataatgattttatgcatatggttactaatgactctgctcgtgcgttttgttatatctttcgccggttcccgggccggttctgttatcgtgcgcattttgatatactccggagttatgctgtgttatggttctccgagctactcgctaatgagggtcgggttccacatatatttggtgttatgctgtgtatggcggtatgttgtgatgtgatatgtgacggggatacggagatttgaaactttctggtgttatgctgtgttatggcgccatcgacgggtgggcgaccatattcttctgtaccctatgcattacttacatatttttgaaagtaagcaaattttgatatgttggatttgcacttatgtttggtacttccatttcgcttatgtctcagatttgctttctgtatattctgctttgcatactcagtacatatttcgtactgaccccctttcttcggggggctgcgtttcatgcccgcaggtacagacgcacagtttggtgatctacccatttaggacatcctcttctgctgtttggagtgctcttctcatttcagagcacacattttggtatacatttgttcgctatgtatatatgtatttgttcaggggcacggcggggccctgtcccgccatatgattctgtcgatctgtttagaggtctgtggacgtgtttgtgggttagggtctttctgtatggatgtatgtacatgtcgtttgggcgatcccatacgccgaggcggccggtccgcatatgttgtttgggcgatcctatacgccgaggcggccggtccgcatatgtttatatattgcttggttagccctgtgtggcttttgttggtattttctgcgtgcagggtatattggatagtccgtaaaacaaaggaaactctgccgaaatttttctggaaattacctaaatctgaaataaagccttgtcggcttccgccatatactagaatgagttgatagaatttgagataatatttgatagatgggttcgggtgcccagatcgggcactagtcacggcctacggggttgggtcgtgacaggatgcTACTTGGATGACTAGTCCATCAACCTGGATTAAGCATGAAGGTCCTATTTATCCCTACAATTCTGTGACCTCTGCAGTCTAAATAGTTTTTTGAGAAGTGATAAACAAGTACTAGCAGCTGTAGGCGTTTGTTTTCTCTTCTTGATGGAGAGCCTCTTTTTCTACAGTCAAGAAAAAATCAGCCAGTGGAATAAGAGCTCCCTAAGTTCCAGAAGGATCATTAAGTTCTTGATGCTACGTTGATATATATAGTTGGTGGTTTAGAAGGTTAGCAGGATTCATTGATGAAACTAGTATTACTGCACTAGCTTTGCCTTGAATAAAACAACCTCTTATTGTGTGTTACCATGTGAAATAGAGAAGATTTGGTGATACTGAATCTGTTGATTGAAAAACAGGAAGGAGAGTACAACTATTTCTTTGCAAAAATGAAGATGATACAATCAAGCTACTGCAGGCTCAGTTTGATCTTCCAGGTCTAGCTTTAATAAAGGCCAGTGACCAAATATGCTCTCCACAAGTCCCATTTCATCCCAGCTATCAGCAGTTGCAGCTTCAGACACTTGCTTCGCATGGTAAATTTTATAGTCGTCCAATTGCCCTAACCACTGATTGCTTATGTAAACAGCCTGTGAATCATCTGCATTATGGCTGCCATGCTGAATTACTTCACCTGCAAACAGGTCATCTGATTTCTCAGAGCCGTTTACGTAGGCAGGTACAGCATCATCTCCCCAGCCGCCAGCAAAGTAGGATACAAACTCCGGTAGCCAGTTGGATGGAAATGGCTCTCCATAAGGACCACCATCGCTGTAGCTTCCATCATACCAAGACTGACTGCCACACAATGAGGGTTCTTGCTTCTGCTAGGAGAAGtgctataaaaaaaaaagggcaactAGGTGTACAAAGCATCCCGGGTTAGCAGGGTCCGGGGAAGGATCGTATCCCAAGTTGTGCTATAAATTACCTGAAAAGGAGTGAAAAGAAGGAAGATAATCTGCTGGGGCAGAGAGTACGGTCTTTGGTTCTGATGCTCACCTATCCAATTATCTAATACGAAAGTTAAACGTGTTTGGAATAATGTTGTATGTCAACTACGCATTAATTCTAAAGTAGTTGGCGCAACTGTATAACAGTCCGCTCCTTTCAGGCTATTTTGTCATAGTATTAAGAGAATTCGTAATAATTTAGACTattctataccagttattaaTGTACAAGTACTGTTTTCTTTTATTCAAGTTTGTGATTTGTTATGCTGTCACACAGGTGAAGCTGTTTGAAATAAAAACTGTTGCTAAAGATATTTTGATTTCTTTTGCTGTGAAACTATTAAATCACATATTTGGTTTGGCAATTTTACTCTTTTTGGATGGAATCTGTTTAACAAAAAGAGGCAAACCACCATTACAAAGAGAAAGGGGAAAAAGTTGTGGAAAAGCATCTAATTTTATCTAAAACGAATCGTTTGCATGAAAATACATGGAAATTGGCCTCTTCCTATTTCCCCTCTTGCACCAGAAAGAAGACAAGAAAACAGTCCAGAACTAAAACAGTCATGGTCCCATATATGTAACTGCCACCGTAAACCACTTAATCAAAGTATCTATACAAACTTTAAACTTAAGATATCATACGCAAAACGCAGGTTATCTGGTAAATCGAAAGGTAATCTTTGGCACCTAGCTAAAATATATGGATGTAGTTGTATGAACACAGCTAAGATGGTACATGACTTTAAGCGATGAGAAGAGCAGTTGAATATAGGCAATACACTGGCCAACACAGGCTCCAATCAATACCAAGTTGACCCAAAGGAAAAACCAccaaaatgcttcacttgaaacTCATAGAATATGAACTTGATTAAGAATCTACAATTTCTTCTTTCAATACCAATAACTTTTAGAGACTAGAGTGAACGAAAACACCAATTTTAGACAAGAATGAGATCAAGTTCCAGGTAACAAAAGCTGAGCTCTAATTTTATGAAAGTTTAGAGTTAATCATGCAAAAAATAATTTCTAAGTTCATACAAAAAGATGAAAAAACTTAATCTTATGATATACAGGAAACATGATCATGTCTCCTCCCACAAATTCTGATAAACATTGGCCATACAATGAAATCTTACATTAGAAAAGCATAGGTGTCTACTCATAGAAGCTACTGTATCCTTGTACTTGGTTCTTTTGAAAAGATGATCCAGTGCTAATTCACTAACATCTACAGTCGTATTTGTTTCACTTTACAATGAGTTACAGATTTGCGCTTCCCCGTCAGATTTTGAGTATTCCAGTTTCAATTGTAGTGCACCAGTTCATTCTGCATGCATAAAACTGATTGCGATAGAACATTATATAAAATGACATCTATGATGATTTAACGGTCTGCCTAGCCACTGCAACAGGCTGGAAGAAACTGATTGACAGGGAAAACCACCAAAAAGGTTCACCTGAAACTCAGAATAAAAACCTGATTAAAAGCCTGTAATTTCTCCTGTCAATTCCAATAGATTAGAGATACTAGCAAATTAGAAAAGCTTACTAAAGAGACTAGCAATTTATTAGTTTAGCTAGAACTTAAGCATCTGTTATGTCCTAAAATGTTCTACGACTATGTGAATCATATTGTCGAGACAGCAGACAAGTTCGGATTTAGCAGAAGTGACTATAGAAGACATTGA
The nucleotide sequence above comes from Lycium barbarum isolate Lr01 chromosome 3, ASM1917538v2, whole genome shotgun sequence. Encoded proteins:
- the LOC132630147 gene encoding pentatricopeptide repeat-containing protein At2g37320-like; translated protein: MSNLFSLYGMRTKLSLPFQIVTKTKRTFKEHRFIDILAPKPNVTKNHQNCLQLIEDFIQTDCKQNYKHPLEKKLSFSEQNYRHPLNKKLSFLNSNEDSISLLFRFHTEGSKIGVSLVSNAMSLCASRRDFSIGIQVHCLVIVNGFLSNVYVGSSLISFYSNFGGVVDAYQVFDEMPVRNVVSWSAMLNAFAQENELDMCLKLYKGMKGLGLKPNEFTFSSLLSACMGNGCFGHGRSIHCQIIVTGFDSYRHVVNAVLSMYCKCGEVKDALRVFENARSKDLVLWNSMICGYAQQGHAIQAIELFEEMKKQKVRPDSITFLGVLSSCRHAGFVKEGMYYFNSMVDYGVKPELDHYSCIVDLLGRARLLEEAREFIEKMPIQPNGVIWGSFLMSCRLQGNFRLGIEAAENRLALEPGSMSTHLQLVNLYAGLGYWDQAARVQKLMKEKGIKRDPGYSWIEISNQVFWFTAEDLSMGRNKSIASLVDILVDHMRSFGVEEFDFSE